The following DNA comes from Acidicapsa ligni.
CAGAGCAGTCGAGTAGCGGCCATTCATGGCGCTGGAGCGAACTCCGTAGGCTGCGTCACTCATTTGAATAAAGGGAATCCCTAGCTCAGGGATGCCCAGGACGAATCCCGCGCCTCCATTGCCCAGGTAGGCGTTGGCCTTGGCCTTGCCCCAGCCGGGCATGCCCTGACCGTGCAGCAGATCGATCTTCTGATCCAACGTAAGCTGCTTCATTACCAGATCGGCGCGCTCATCCGGAGAGAGACTCTTATTCATCCATGCGGCGTGAGCCCAGGCGGGCTCTGCGGGCTTATGGCGGGGTGACTGCGCGGGGCTCGCAACCGAAATAGAGGTGAGGATTGCGAGTGCGGTAAGGCTCTGGCGCCAAGGCAAACTTATTTTCATTATGACCATCCGGAAAGGTTTTTCTGCGATACCCATCATACGCGTGTAAGTGCATAAGTAAATCGTATGAGCTGAGATTCGGGAGATAATTTCCGGAATCAGGACAATCGATTGTTCCATAGCGCATGAAAATAGGCTTTCCTGATCATCCTATGTCTTTACGTAATTGCGATCATCCTTCGACTACGGTAGGAACTCCGACAGATGAGCTCGACGGCTTTATCTTCCGCCGAATCATCATCAGCTCGTCTGGAACGAGTTCGATCCGAGCATTCCTGACGATGCTCGACAGCTTAGCCGAAGGGCTATTCAAATTAGTGATCCAGCCATCGTATATTCACTGGGCGTTCATATTGACACGGTACAAAAGTTTAGTTCGCCGTAAGTCGCGGTGATATAGGAGGAATAGTGCAAAAGCTAATAGCATCAACGCTCGCCACGCTACTAATTGCCGGTACACTTCCAATTCCCGCACTTGCTTCAGGCAACACGGGGGAGACGGCAACTCCAATCAAGCATCTCGTTGTGATCTTCCAGGAAAATGTCTCGTTCGATCACTACTTTGCAACGTATCCATATGCGGTCAATCCGAAGGGTGAACCGCGCTTTTCCGCTGCCCAGAATACGCCGACAGTCAATGGATTGCTTGGTGCTTTGCTTGAGCACAATCCTAACCTGACAAACTCAGTCAACGGCAAGGGTGCGACGAATCCGTTCCGCCTGGACCGGTCGCAGGCTGCAACGGCCGATCAGGATCATGACTACGGCCCAGAGCAGAAGGCTTTCGATCATGGCTTGATGGATGCGTTCCCGTTCTCCGTAGGTACGGCAGGTCCTCCGCCGACGGGTAGCCCGATCACCGCTACGACTGGGTTGACGATGGGTTACTACGATGGCAACACTGTGACCGGCTACTGGAACTATGCACAGCAGTATGCAATGAGCGATAACTCATACGATACAAACTTTGGCCCTTCTACCGATGGAGCAGTCAACCTGATCTCCGGCCAGTTGAACGGCGTGATCGACGACGTGAATCCGGGCGGCGCAACGATCAGCGACGGTGGCGATGGATTGACGCTGATCAGCGATGCCGATCCTGTGGGCGATGTGTGCTCGACGACAAGCGGAGAGCTGGTACGGTTTGGCGGAAAGAACATCGGCGATCTGCTGAATGCTCATGGCATTAGCTGGGGATTCTTTGAAGGCGGCTTCGATCTGCAGGCCAAGAATGCCAACGGCACGACGGGTTGCAATCGCACCACTACTTCCAAGGTGACCAACACGAACAAGGCCGATTACATTCCGCATCACGAGCCTTTCCAGTACTACACCTCGACTGCAAATCCGACCCACGCGCGGCCTTCATCGAAGTCGGCGATTGGCTTCAGCGGAGATGCGGCGAATCATCAGTACGATACACAGGACTTTTTCGACGCGATCAATGCCGGCAACTTCCCGGCGGTTTCGTATCTCAAGGCTCCTGGATTTGAAGATGGCCACGCTGGTTATTCCGATCCTCTGGATGAACAGAACTTTGTGGTAACGGTGATCAACTTTCTGCAGAAACAGAGGGATTGGGACTCTA
Coding sequences within:
- a CDS encoding phospholipase C translates to MQKLIASTLATLLIAGTLPIPALASGNTGETATPIKHLVVIFQENVSFDHYFATYPYAVNPKGEPRFSAAQNTPTVNGLLGALLEHNPNLTNSVNGKGATNPFRLDRSQAATADQDHDYGPEQKAFDHGLMDAFPFSVGTAGPPPTGSPITATTGLTMGYYDGNTVTGYWNYAQQYAMSDNSYDTNFGPSTDGAVNLISGQLNGVIDDVNPGGATISDGGDGLTLISDADPVGDVCSTTSGELVRFGGKNIGDLLNAHGISWGFFEGGFDLQAKNANGTTGCNRTTTSKVTNTNKADYIPHHEPFQYYTSTANPTHARPSSKSAIGFSGDAANHQYDTQDFFDAINAGNFPAVSYLKAPGFEDGHAGYSDPLDEQNFVVTVINFLQKQRDWDSTAVVIAYDDSDGWYDHQIGPIVNASTTAADALTGPGACGDGSSALPGISSGTEHAQGRCGYGPRLPLLVISPWSKHNFVDHTVTDQSSILRFVEDNWLGGERVGQGSFDTIANPINNMFNFDRPENSGRYQLDPGTGQVVERDRGINW